A window of Solanum stenotomum isolate F172 chromosome 3, ASM1918654v1, whole genome shotgun sequence contains these coding sequences:
- the LOC125860613 gene encoding DNA-binding protein BIN4, which produces MADSREESPDWLRSFQAPAAITLSSGSESPVNNNHLSDDEDSINLSKLFQKDKTSLSEDKSSQDGHGSQLPKTSEVNSPIKNEKVDRTPTRKRKKENQSEKKGKGTDKALTKRRALEKPFTDKEPSHSVCTLSSDSESPHDGSSMKVEEVLDKELLMHDAKATKKEENDVISKQKSPKKKMKKEEQEKKIKLENQLNEGVEKEDMEAMEENIPEKQSGSNLSSSRLPLVLPEKVQRTKALVECEGDSVDLSGDVGAVGRIIVSDGPSGNHEMLLDLKGTIYKTTILPSRTFCVVSFGPSEAKVEAIMNDFIQLKSQSNVYDAETMIEGTLDGFTFDSDEEAENLTRPASQGDQNENVDHQTNGNVKAKAKKASAMEQKKGKKGAKIPKKVKKKPQVQKKSKSKK; this is translated from the exons ATGGCTGATTCTAGAGAAGAATCTCCAGATTGGCTCCGCAGTTTTCAG GCACCTGCTGCGATAACCTTATCATCCGGATCTGAATCTCCTGTAAATAACAACCATCTAAGTGATGATGAGGATAGCATCAATCTGAGTAAGCTGTTTCAGAAGGATAAAACATCACTTTCTGAGGACAAAAGTAGTCAGGATGGGCATGGATCTCAACTCCCAAAGACATCTGAAGTAAATTCTccgattaaaaatgaaaaagtagaTCGCACACCTACTAGGAAGAGAAAGAAGGAAAACCAGAGTGAAAAAAAAG GAAAAGGAACTGACAAGGCTTTAACGAAGAGAAGAGCATTGGAGAAGCCTTTTACAGATAAA GAACCCAGTCATTCAGTGTGTACGTTGTCATCGGATTCTGAGTCTCCTCATGATGGCAGTTCCATGAAAGTGGAGGAAGTCCTTGACAAAGAGTTGCTTATGCACGATGCTAAGGCtacaaagaaagaagaaaatgatgtaATCTCTAAGCAAAAATCTcctaagaaaaaaatgaagaaagaggaacaggaaaagaagataaaactaGAGAATCAGCTGAATGAAG GTGTAGAGAAGGAAGACATGGAAGCcatggaggaaaatattccaGAGAAACAAAGTGGATCAAAT TTGTCATCTTCAAGGCTGCCTTTGGTTCTTCCCGAGAAAGTACAGAGGACAAAG GCACTTGTGGAGTGTGAAGGTGATTCCGTAGATCTGAGTGGTGATGTGGGTGCTGTCGGGAGGATAATCGTTTCGGATGGTCCATCAGGAAACCATGAGATGCTTCTCGATTTGAAAG GAACCATATATAAAACGACGATATTGCCTTCCAGGACGTTTTGTGTG GTAAGCTTTGGACCATCAGAAGCAAAG GTGGAGGCCATCATGAATGACTTCATACAGCTGAAGTCACAATCAAATGTTTATGATGCTGAAACCATGATTGAAG GGACTCTAGATGGTTTCACATTTGATTCGGATGAGGAGGCTGAAAATTTGACGCGACCAGCTTCCCAAGGTGACCAGAATGAGAATGTTGATCATCAGACCAATGGGAATGTCAAAGCAAAAGCTAAGAAAGCCTCG GCTATGGAACAAAAGAAGGGCAAGAAGGGAGCAAAGATAccaaagaaagtaaaaaagaaaccTCAAGTGCAGAAGAAAAGCAAGAGCAAAAAATAA
- the LOC125859551 gene encoding pathogenesis-related thaumatin-like protein 3.5, whose translation MLTITSWKELSITLLFCALISHSFASTFTITNNCPYTIWPGTLSGSSSPQLSTTGFQLNAGQSIRIPSVTGWSGRIWARTGCIFDESGVGSCQTGDCGGKLECDGLGATPPASLFEITLGTGDTKDFYDVSIVDGYNLPMVATPQGVPGGCNATGCVSNLNMGCPKELQVVGGDGGGNVVACKSACEAFGLDQYCCAGEFANPTTCRPSFYSSIFKRACPRAYSYAYDDGTSTFTCKASDYAIIFCPMNGVKRPNGGERTPIEESKMEKFPGMTSSSNILLPFPMLIGLLFQFISL comes from the exons ATGCTCACCATAACTTCCTGGAAAGAGCTTTCAATTACCTTACTTTTCTGCGCGTTGATTTCTCATTCCTTTGCCTCGACTTTCACCATTACTAACAACTGCCCTTATACAATATGGCCTGGAACATTGTCTGGTTCCTCATCACCTCAACTTTCCACGACGGGATTTCAATTGAATGCTGGCCAAAGCATCAGGATTCCAAGTGTCACGGGATGGTCAGGTCGCATTTGGGCAAGGACTGGCTGCATTTTTGATGAGTCTGGTGTTGGCTCTTGTCAAACAGGGGACTGTGGTGGTAAGCTTGAATGTGATGGCCTTGGTGCAACACCACCTGCCTCTCTCTTCGAGATAACTCTAGGGACGGGAGATACCAAAGATTTCTATGATGTCAGCATTGTTGATGGTTATAATCTGCCAATGGTTGCAACCCCACAGGGAGTTCCTGGTGGATGCAATGCCACTGGTTGTGTTTCCAATCTTAACATGG GTTGTCCCAAAGAACTTCAAGTGGTGGGTGGAGATGGAGGAGGAAATGTAGTAGCATGCAAGAGTGCATGTGAGGCCTTTGGTTTAGACCAGTACTGTTGTGCTGGAGAGTTTGCCAATCCAACAACTTGTCGTCCATCATTCTATTCCAGCATCTTTAAAAGAGCTTGTCCAAGGGCTTATAGCTATGCATATGATGATGGCACCAGCACTTTTACCTGCAAGGCTTCTGACTACGCGATCATCTTCTGTCCTATGAATGG GGTGAAGAGGCCCAACGGGGGAGAAAGAACACCTATTGAAGAAAGTAAAATGGAGAAGTTCCCAGGGATGACCTCATCGTCAAACATTCTCCTTCCTTTCCCCATGCTGATTGGGCTGTTATTTCAGTTTATATCTCTATAA
- the LOC125859410 gene encoding uncharacterized protein LOC125859410, with translation MEVLGKSMVAVPTNVIYLSTILGQDGPNPVHKCDWKCENEHVCGNMFRCRLTGLTHICDKNCNQRILYDNHNSLCRVSRQIFPLTQVEVQAVKGVRRKFDADSSPSDSCAFKRRRDAHFHPSPFERSFTAVSPICSQVGEGMDLN, from the coding sequence ATGGAGGTACTTGGAAAATCTATGGTAGCAGTGCCTACAAATGTTATATATCTGTCAACTATTCTTGGCCAAGATGGCCCAAACCCTGTTCACAAGTGTGATTGGAAATGTGAAAATGAACATGTGTGTGGGAACATGTTCCGCTGCCGTCTAACTGGGCTGACACACATTTGTGACAAAAACTGTAACCAGCGAATTTTGTATGATAACCATAACTCTCTTTGCAGAGTTAGCAGACAGATTTTCCCTTTAACACAAGTTGAAGTGCAGGCTGTGAAAGGTGTACGGAGGAAGTTTGATGCTGATAGTTCCCCTTCTGATAGCTGCGCCTTTAAGCGCAGAAGGGATGCACATTTCCACCCATCACCATTTGAGAGATCTTTCACTGCTGTTAGTCCCATTTGCAGTCAAGTTGGAGAGGGCATGGACTTGAACTAG